GTtcatgtttattattattagattgcaATGCCTTTGAATCTGATTAAGTGCTCTTCTTATAGTAGTCTTGGCATGCTCCATTATTTGACACATTTTAAACAATGTggaatttatttatgtttttttctttaattttctgcTTAGTTTAAGTGTTTCTGTTTTTACATTTGCAGAAGCTGGCCAATGAAACTGTGGAATGCATCTTGCAGTATCCTAGTTTTGAGGTATGTGCCTATAATTGTTCGGTCAAACATCAAAGAGCTTATGGTTTTTCCCTGGTGTTTCTCTTTTGTGTAGCAACCCATCACTAAGACCTATCGCTCATGGCAGGAAGCAATTACATTACCCTGGAAAATACTTCCTAATCATAAGCGAGTCTCCAAACTTTACTTTGCGATGAGAGGTATGGAGTGGAACCTTTTCAATTATTCTCAATGTGCCTCCTACTCTTTGTGTATGTAAAACTACTTTTCTGTGGAGTTGAATTTGTTCAATTATTCTTAAATGTTAATTGCTCCTTTCTGTAATTTGTGAATTGTCTGTCATGATCTGTTCGTGAACAGTATAGGCTTTCTGGTCTTGTATTCATTGTTGGTAGTTATTtctaatatcaaattttgaactTTGTAACACACAACTTCTATTGGTCATGGATAACTTGCTATTTGGTGCCTTTTCAGTCATTAGAAGATTACTAATATGTCTGATTCCTGCAGGTATCCAATCCGATTAAATTTATACAGTTTTCTACCAAACAATATTTGTTTTGTTGAaaaatttctgtttttttttttggtaaagcCTATgtacttattaattaatattttcttacaAGTGAGGATAGCCAGCCTTTTCATGGTGGGAGGGAGCTGGGGTATGTGAAATCAGGATCACTTTTTAGTTGCAGGGCAGAAGAATAGTGAGATCCTGTCTTCTGAAAAGCCAAATTTATACACTTTATGGCTTGCCTTGAATCCATGAAATATTTCTAAAAGAAAAGTTTATTAGGAGAGTTTTCTTGGAGGATTTATTCAGCGGATGATCTTTCCCGTTCTCAAATTTGGCTTGTTATTTGAAtaaacatctaaaaattatggCCCATTGGTGGTTGAGGAAGAATATTGTCGTGTATTGGTATTTGAACATTAAAACTGCTCAACAGATatgtgcactttttatttatgtgaaattgcaGATAATGTTTGCTACTAAAAGTCGATAAGAAATAACTGTTTTGTGTAACAAGAATAAGGTTGTAGATTCCGctacttaatgacattggggtaaTAGAAGTTTATTATTGGTGTTTTGGATGGAAGGAGGGTGatgtgaagaaaaaaaattgtgatGTAAAGAAAATATAGTTTGGAGGAGATATAATTACAGGAGTTAGATGGGTGATGAGATCAAACTAAGTCACACAACTCACGGGAGGGGTACTTGTGAAGGAAGATAGTTGATATGGGTTCTTGGCGTAATTACATCCCTCTTTGAGGGAAATACATTATCCCATTATATAGCCTACCCTTTTAATGGCACAAAGGCTGTTTTGGTTGACTCTTGCTTTACTTAAAAAAGAAGTGCTTGTGTTTTAATGAACCGTATTACTAATAATACCTCACTATAAGAGCTTTTTCTTTTGTGACGACAAACACTAATATGGCCCGTTATTCATTACCTAGTGCTTAAGTTACTTGATACCATTAAGTTGTGTTGACAAGACAACGGTTAGCCTTTGACTAGGAAAGTTGCTATTAGCATGTTTTGTCTACAAACCAGCTCTTAGCTACTTAGGCAACCAATTATTTGTCACTCTTACCGCTGTTGCAACCCCTTTACTAATTAGGTTATTTGTTTGAGGCCTGGTAATCCACAAATTTTTTGGGAATAATAGAAAAAGGATGAACAGAGAGCATTTATATGCTTGTAAACAATAGGAACAATTGACTATATCTACATTATGAAAGTCTAGAGGCTAGAGCTGACTTTTCGTTTGAGCTTACCTTGAAGATTGGTGCTTTGAATGATGAGTGGATTTTAGCTGAGGCCTGATAGTGAGTTTAGAGGGGAGTTGAAGGATACAACAACAAGCCATTATTTGCCATGTGGCCCTAGCCTAAACAATGTTTGAGAGGGTTGGATATATGCAACCTTAGCCTTGTAATAACTAGAGGTTGTTCTTGATATGCCTTTGGAAGGGGAGTTGAAGGGGGTCTACGGGGAAATTGGTAGAAGCTATATAAGATTTCTCTACGACTACCAGAGACGTCATATAAGATTTATCATTGAATTGAATTTGAAGTTCAGTCTTCTCAATTTCAATCTTGGAGAAGAGACCTTTAGAATGTTGGTAGTTGTAAGTTGTAACttggaagtggttatatttacactatgtttggataatatttttgaagagaaaagaaagggagggaagggaaaggaagagaagggaaaggaagggaagagaaatggAAGGAAAATAGCTCTTGTTTGTATAGGAGGGaatggaagggaaaggaaggaagATAAAAATTTTCTCTTCAAATCTTTCCAGTTTTAGAGAGATTGGAACTTTAACAAAAAGTATCAATTAAATCCTTCCAATTCTCCCCTCCAAATCCTATCCCTCCCATTTTGCTATCCAAATAAGAGATTCTTTTTCCCTCCAAAtctctccccttcctttccatCCAAACACACCCTTACTGTGAAGCATACTAAATTAGGGTTCAGTCTATTTTTTGGTTTCTTGCTAGTTCTTCTGGACAATCTCAGTCTATTCTTGAGGAACATGGGCGAACAAAAATCTTTCTTTGAGTGAAATTATGAGCGCTTTGTTTCATTGATTAGAGAGCAAAATAGCTGTTTTGTCATCCCTTTCAGACAAACATATCTGCAACACTAATAAGAGATAAGCCTAAATGTAAAACTAATCAGTCTTGGCCCATTTTCCCTGTTCAAAATTTGTACCTTCCGTAGAAATTTCTGTCACTAAATCATTATTCCTTAATTGCTCTTTTCGTTGTGTACTACTCCCTTAGTCATCCAAAGGTTCGAGGAGTCAGAAGCACGTAAACCTGGTGAAATCTCACTTGCTGATCTTCCTAATGTTTTGAAGCTGAAGAAGGAACTCTGTCAAGCACAGGTATGCTTAATAAGCTATAACTTATTACTTCAAATCATAGAACCTTCTGTTTGTTATAGtaacttcctttgttattgcaGTCGTTCAACGAATCTCAAATCCCTGATTCTCTCCTAGAGAGATTACTATTGGGTAAATTGGAGTTTCCTCCCGTGTGTGCCATAATTGGTGGGATTCTTGGACAGGTAACCCGAGTCTAGTTGTATCGAATGCTTATTTAGTTATCAAATACAACAATGTAAGTTTCCTGATAAAATCTCGCAACTTGTTTTTCGAATTTCAGGAAGTAATTAAAGCTATTTCACGCAAAGGACAGCCTATCAAGAATTTTTTCTATTTCGATGCCATGGATGGAAATGGTGTAGTTGAAGATATCTCGAAACCAAACCCGGCTAGTTGAGCAGCTTCTTCACTGTTAACTTAAATTCATGTGACTATAGTTAGAATGGTTATGTCTTATTTCTTATGGAAAGTAAATTATGGGCAAATCTTGGCTCCTTAGCCCTCCTAACCTGATTCTGTATTTTTAGTGAAATCTAATTTATGTTGAGatctataatataattttttaacctTTGGCGTATTTACAGTACAAACCACTTAACGTTAAAGTTATTGTTTagcattataaatattaaatggtaCTCCCTTCGTACATACCAAGCCACATTTAACTTTTGGTATGGAATTAATAATGTGATATGTAAGCCACATTACAAGTAGTATCCCTCCACACAATATTTTGCATGTAAATGTTTGTTTGGAGGATAGGAAACAATTCAGTTGTTCATTTACAAATgaaattttgttgaaatttttgtaaaatttccTTAAAATTCCTTCTATATGTTGGTGCTCTAGAGAGTTTGAAATCTGAATCATCCCCAAAGAGTGTGCAAGACTACAACTTTAAGTTGACCTCCATGATCATTGGACATGAGGAGAAGACCCTATGCCTTACAAGATCCCTCAAGTTGGCAAGTATACTAAGTTAACAACATACATTATCCGTACTTCCTATTTGTACTGCCATTCATTATTCTCATATATATTCCTCCTTTTTATCCTTAATTGTATTCATTATTCTGGTAAAGGAAGTTGATTGTCTTCAACAACTAAGAATCTGGTTTCATTTGACTCTTCACTTCTTGAATAGCTATTTATTGTTAATCAGACATTTTGAATTCATATCTTTTGTCTCATACCTTTTGCACTTCCTTTATCTCAAAGAATCTAACTAATATTGCATCACATGCGTCAGCATTGTAGAGATCTTCGAATAAATTCCCGTGTGGCAAAGGTGTAAACTTACTGTGTTTTGGGCCGTTTTAAGGAATATTTTATGCTTTCGACTGATATTTGATATACGATAATCACATCTCTCTCATTAATGCATTATATGTTACtcgaactcttcattttgcttcacgtatccGTGTTTGAACCTTGCTCGGATATTGGTATGACACTtattagacacttcattttagggataaaattaaatatttagacgtattcgacacttggacacgtactaatattcaaaattagtacccgagtccaagtaccATAGACTGCATCACCTTGTCCATTATCATTACTACTATAGAGTTCATATATTTTCGACATTCGACACATTTATTTTCTGACTTCAACCCCTAAAATTGAATATATGTAACCTTACTATAATGATATCACAACATTGTTTCTGAATTGCTGATATTACTAGTGACATTAGGTATAGGATTTCAAAAAATCTATAACTCATGAGTTAAAAAGTCAGATAGTTTTTTGTTATGAATATGCCTTCTTATCATGATTTAGTGGTGTAGATTATGATCATAAGACATGACCTGATATCCAATAGACAGAAGAGTCATCACATAAATAATCAGAATCACAAAAGGTTCTTTAGCTTTCACAGTTTCGAGAATTATACCTTATCCTTCAGACTTTCATGCATGTCAGTTGCTCCCACTTAAGCAAAGTTTGAATGTTTGGATATACGCATTCTGACCtttattagtgataacaaaaagGTTATTTTCGATTGATCTCTGATAGCAAATATTATAATGTAACTTCACTTAAATAAGAACACCTTATAATACAAAAATGTCAAGGaacaattcaaccaaaagcttaagctgatggttgaagccctaAGATATGTCATATATTCTAACACACCCCCTCACACAAGAgtcctttgggctagaagtgttgATGCAGGCATACAGCACATACCCTCCTCATACTTGTCGcttaatattccactttaaataagaTGTGGTTGGGATTCGAACCATTGACCTCTTATCACGCTGGCTTCTGATATTATGTCGTGGAACCAATAGTTGATGATTGAGgcctcaagatatgttatatatgctCTAACACACCCCTCACACAAAAGCCCTTTGGATTGGAATTGTGGATGCAGACATGCAGCATAGATCCTCCTAATACCTGATGTTTAATATTCTAGTTTAAATGAGggatggttgagattcaaaccatTACCTCTTGTCACATCGACTTCTAATAGCATGTCaaagaatcaactcaaccaaaaacttaagccgATGATTTCAggccccaaaatatgttatatactctaacagaaaTCCAACATTGCCAAATTCAACTCAAAAATTACAAGAGTGCTAAAAAAAGGGACAAGCTCATAtcatttcaaaatttgataatgGATACTTTGAGGCCATTGGTAGATGAAATGCCTGTAGTAATATTCATTAAAAGCCAATCAGATCCTGTAAGCCATTCCATGAAGCAGCTTTTTAGTAGCTATGGTGCAAATCCTATAGTGTATGTGCtgaataaattagaaaaaggtCAAGACGTCAAATATGCCCTTCAAATGATGGGGCAGAACCCAAGTAATATTCCAGCCATTTTTATTGGAGGAGATTTCATTGGTGGAGCTAATGAAGTTATTGGCCTTCAAATTCGAGGGGAACTTGTGCACAAATTGATTAATGCTATAGCTATCTGGGTTtgaaacaagaatcaataattaatcatattatttatttatctattgtATTTTTTAGTTCGGAAAGGCTGAGGAAAAGGGAGAGCTATAGGATCTCATAATATGGGATAGTTATAGACGATGCTCCAACTGAGACAAAATTTGATTTCTTTATATGTAAGGTGGTTTTTGTTGTAGTGATATAActtataaagaaatattacggTTTAAGTCACGtcactataaaaaaaatgtggCATGTAACTATATTTAGGCACGCTTATTTAAGTGTGGCAAACTTTTTTGCAATTAGACTCATTTCTTGCGTTTTAAGCACGCTTATTAAGCATGAGAAATAATAGTCTCACTCATAAGCATGAGTACAAGTCAATTAAATACTGTTAAAATGTTATAAATTCAGCCACACGCCACACGCCACACGCCACACTAATAAGTATGGCTAAAGGTCTAAATGGATGATTTTGCAGTTACAACGTATTTTAATTGtgataaattcaaaaatacttacaaatataaagtatttccaacaataATCACCCATAATTAACAATGGTGCAGCTATTCACgtcaatattttattatgtattcCCTGTTTCTTTAGATGCTACAAGCCAACCTTAAAGTTTGCTAATTTCTTAGAAATGTAAGATATTATCAAAGTTGACATTCTTTCCACACTAAACATGTACTCGTGTCAGAAAAATATTACGATCATAATTGCTGAGTGCATGTAGGATATATTCAAAGGCTTAAGGCATGTACCAAAGCATGAACTAAGCAAAGAACATAACAACAAAGCAAAATGGGGCTACTCCAGCtgatgctcgttcgagcactctgttgctcgttcgagcatgcCTTGGTTCGTCAGTCCGTTTCTTCCAAAGCCTTCTGTTTGATGTTTTAGTGTTTTGCTCGTTGGAGTACTTTGAGATTTTCGCGTCAGAAAGTTTCTAGAAAGTGATTTTGcatatgctcgttcgagcacctcGGAACAGTGCTTCTGTTCGTGATATGAAACTTTGTTTCATGAAATAAAGTGTTGTTATGAACGAATGTTTTACATCATAATTAACTGATAATCATCAGTTATCATTGATGTATGGTTTTGGATGAATCCATATATTACTtcaactctataaataagagtgaGTGCATGAAAATCATTTCATGTCTTAGAAATATCAAATTCTATCATCTTTCTCTCAATCTCTTGAAACATACAAGAGAGTAAttaattcttttattattttctgattttaatcTCTACaaaacacataatcatttagttCAATCGATTCGTACTAATCGGTtgatgtgattgattgtattttATTGTGAATTTCCGGTATCATAACCCAAGTACCTTTAtggggagaaatatcacaaaaggaaagcTTATAGTCGCCTTCAATCTATATCAAGATTTCTAGTGACGCCAACGTCGCAAACTAATCTTCTCTACTGTGTTTTTGTTTAGTTCGTGATTCATTCATGGGAGGAGTTCGTTGCCATACATAAAGGAGACACTATAAACATCATCTTGTATTTGTAGTTTTATTTTCCGCATAATTATttgtaataacaataatagatATGGTGATACACTAATGAAAGTAATAAGTTTATAGTACGCCAATTATCGGGCAAAAGCACGAGATATCCTTCTAAACGTCATaaaacacaatttttaaaactttataatttcgcaaatatcaatttgtttttctaaaatttttacaATGCAACTGATGCGATGAGATACAATGCGACCTTGAATGTTGTGTATAGGTTCCTTGAAAAAAACACAATTCGTGTTACATGTACAACTAACTTACAAGTGCCATTTCGAACACATAACAGTCAATAGATATGATCTCGGTGATATGACAAACGACTGCTTAGCCGAGGGGAATGTGTTTTGGGTCATGTGGTAGCTGGCCTGTTTCTGTTGCTTGGATAGCAGTTGATGGAATGAGTGTCGTCGGAGAAAATAAATTGGCGGGTTTAAAAGAGCATTCTGTTATGATGAATTCTACCATAGATGGTCGAGCACAGCTTAAAGTATAACCTGCAGGACATATGCCTGAAAGGCAGGGCAGCCGTTCAAGGCGGATGATAATTAAGTCGGGCAATATAATCTGCTTGTCTTGTGCATATTTTTCTCGATCTTCACTGAATAATTGCTCCAATATAGCTGCTCCTTTTACACGCACACCTCTGAGCCTCGGTAGGTGTTGAGCAACAGAGATTTGA
This Amaranthus tricolor cultivar Red isolate AtriRed21 chromosome 13, ASM2621246v1, whole genome shotgun sequence DNA region includes the following protein-coding sequences:
- the LOC130797786 gene encoding SUMO-activating enzyme subunit 1B-1-like isoform X3 — protein: MKGTVAEFCKNIVLAGVGSVTLLDDSPVTEEAMNANFLIPPDEGFYKGRSISEVCCDSLKDFNPMVHVSVEKGDLSSFNADFFEKFDVVVISCCSLSTKSAINEICRKSSKRIAFYSVDCRGSCGEIFVDLQEHSCTKKLANETVECILQYPSFEQPITKTYRSWQEAITLPWKILPNHKRVSKLYFAMRVIQRFEESEARKPGEISLADLPNVLKLKKELCQAQSFNESQIPDSLLERLLLGKLEFPPVCAIIGGILGQEVIKAISRKGQPIKNFFYFDAMDGNGVVEDISKPNPAS
- the LOC130797787 gene encoding monothiol glutaredoxin-S6-like — its product is MDTLRPLVDEMPVVIFIKSQSDPVSHSMKQLFSSYGANPIVYVLNKLEKGQDVKYALQMMGQNPSNIPAIFIGGDFIGGANEVIGLQIRGELVHKLINAIAIWV